A genomic region of Plasmodium malariae genome assembly, chromosome: 14 contains the following coding sequences:
- the PmUG01_14035600 gene encoding conserved Plasmodium protein, unknown function, whose protein sequence is MSRLQSSTKECYNTNAHLDSISNLNKCNDIFINSNFSHERNIPYILKMYANELHCSSDEHKSEQSHIKSENLLHQRTEHISDNTYLTSILHSSNVISSQNENCQLLNNKTFYSYLSSVDKNMYSNENKNQSSCLTSSVSTKNNPVEISYNEEWIKLESNEESNFIHNNKRDNSSNYEIKYNMKDNRGIDDTANKTNKELSNFYSNNSTCIKDHTNSKEESLNFFTKIDNSKNKHILLDCDNTSNDGSSSYDKSCDSSHQTSKAAITNNYPLNYSVKIPTEASHTRGVNTCTIKKEILNKSTSSNWHENVNNVCYSNGKIKIENKIQSKNSDLQNKSNLFGGENEGDSCSGKKKHKIHVEKISPNRLLSSQIEDNKTKFTEKNCKKSNTEEKTDASLYNKKLKSYSLDDLKKGKVQIPDVLFMKLPFNSKGDNLIDSYRRNNKLLSLMNDCNDSVSLILKYPQIEKKKQTKTFKIPTEISYNISSKIGSSIIYIDEFDRKNYHPHVKNLRMGKIFEKHVFSILKNKKDLGRTVFSKCNKYKKYKYNNKKGFWISNIDKRRLVNPEKNDSYITELVYEENNSYDKEIRELMYCKNYNVIPPIQELYKDNNFYLFLRKEKMCPYSLRPTMATTMRRYDIDNISGYKKVQTSECITAVYPS, encoded by the coding sequence ATGTCACGCCTTCAGAGCTCCACAAAAGAGTGTTATAATACAAATGCTCACCTAGATTCAATaagtaatttaaataaatgtaatgatatttttataaatagtaATTTTTCACATGAGCGCAATAttccatatattttgaaaatgtaTGCTAATGAATTACATTGCTCAAGCGATGAACACAAGAGTGAACAATCTCACataaaaagtgaaaatttACTTCATCAAAGAACTGAACATATAAGTGATAACACATATCTAACTAGCATACTTCATTCAAGTAACGTAATTAGTTCACAAAATGAAAACTGCCAACTTCTGAAcaataaaactttttattcttatctGTCATCTgtagataaaaatatgtacagtAACGAAAATAAGAACCAGTCTTCCTGTTTAACCTCATCAGTatcaacaaaaaataatccAGTGGAAATTTCGTATAATGAAGAATGGATAAAGTTGGAGAGTAATGAAGAATCAAATTTTATCCATAACAATAAAAGAGATAACTCTTcaaattatgaaataaaatataatatgaaagaTAATAGAGGAATTGATGATACtgcaaataaaacaaataaagaattaagtaatttttatagtaataattcTACATGCATTAAAGATCACACGAATTCAAAGGAAGAAtctttgaatttttttactaaaatagACAACTCAAAAAATAAGCATATTTTGCTCGATTGCGATAACACCAGCAATGATGGATCTTCTTCCTATGACAAATCTTGTGATTCTTCTCATCAGACTAGTAAAGCTGctattacaaataattatcCATTAAATTATTCTGTCAAGATACCAACCGAAGCAAGCCATACCCGAGGTGTAAATACATGTACTATAAAGAAGGAAATTTTAAACAAGTCTACTTCTTCGAATTGGCATGAGAACGTTAATAACGTATGTTACTCAaatggtaaaataaaaatagaaaataaaatacaaagtaaaaattctgatttacaaaataaaagcaatTTATTTGGAGGGGAAAATGAGGGTGATTCGTGCTCGGGGAAAAAGAAGCACAAAATACATGTAGAAAAAATATCTCCGAATCGTTTGTTATCATCACAGATAGAAgataacaaaacaaaatttactgaaaaaaattgtaaaaaaagtaatacaGAAGAAAAAACGGATGCTTCgctttataataaaaagttaaaaagtTACTCACTAGATGatttgaaaaaaggaaaggtACAAATTCCAgatgttttatttatgaagTTACCATTTAATTCAAAAGGAGATAATTTAATAGATTCATatagaagaaataataaattgctAAGTTTAATGAATGATTGTAATGATTCTGTTAGCCTTATTTTAAAGTATCCACaaattgagaaaaaaaaacaaactaaaacatttaaaataccAACGgaaatttcatataatattagcAGTAAAATTGGCTCATctatcatatatatagatgaaTTTGATAGAAAGAATTACCATCCTCATGTTAAAAATTTACGCATGGggaaaatatttgaaaaacacgtttttagtattttaaaaaataagaaagatTTAGGAAGAACAGTATTTagtaaatgtaataaatataaaaaatataaatacaacaACAAAAAAGGCTTCTGGATAAGTAATATTGACAAAAGACGTTTAGTGAACCCTGAAAAAAACGATAGTTATATTACAGAGCTAGtttatgaagaaaataattcatatgaTAAAGAAATAAGGGAATTAAtgtattgtaaaaattataatgttaTTCCACCTATACAAGAATTATACaaagataataatttttatctatttttacgaaaagaaaaaatgtgcCCTTATTCTTTAAGACCAACCATGGCAACTACAATGCGCAGATACGACATAGATAACATTTCGGGTTACAAAAAGGTCCAAACATCGGAATGTATTACTGCTGTTTACCCttcttaa